The following are encoded together in the bacterium genome:
- a CDS encoding aminotransferase class I/II-fold pyridoxal phosphate-dependent enzyme: MPIRTEANLIKKFPPYLFARLNAEKLAARQKGIDVIDFGMGNPDNPTPRPIVDKLIEVVQDKKSHRYSTSKGIPAFLKAVSRWYDRKYGVPINPYTEAVSVIGSKEGLAHLGLAVINPGDKVLVPNPTYPIHHYSVIIAGGSLVTIPILDGPEAFLRHVDKAYSKSTPKPKILIINFPHNPTTISIEPEFFKDVVKWAKKKQVLVVHDLAYADIVFDGYKSPSFLATPGAKDVGIEIFTMSKSYNMAGWRIGFAAGNPKVIASLAKIKSYMDYGIFTPIQVAAITALDSPEENLRKLAAVYQERRDIMVEGMNRMGWPIEKPRAAMYLWAKIPQKFGKLNSMDFAMKLLKEAEVAVSPGTGFGSLGEGYIRMALVENKDRIRQALRNMKKLF; this comes from the coding sequence ATGCCGATCCGCACCGAAGCTAACCTCATCAAGAAATTCCCGCCCTATCTTTTCGCCCGGCTCAACGCCGAGAAACTGGCCGCGCGGCAGAAGGGGATCGATGTCATCGATTTCGGGATGGGGAACCCGGACAATCCGACACCCCGGCCCATTGTGGACAAGCTCATCGAAGTGGTGCAGGACAAGAAGTCCCATCGTTATTCCACCTCCAAGGGGATCCCGGCTTTCCTGAAGGCCGTATCCCGCTGGTACGACCGCAAATACGGGGTCCCCATCAACCCCTATACCGAGGCGGTCTCGGTCATCGGTTCCAAAGAGGGTTTGGCCCACCTGGGGCTCGCCGTCATCAACCCCGGCGACAAGGTGCTTGTGCCCAACCCGACCTATCCCATCCATCATTACAGCGTCATCATCGCCGGCGGAAGCCTGGTCACCATCCCCATCCTGGATGGACCGGAGGCCTTCTTAAGGCATGTGGACAAGGCCTATTCCAAGTCCACCCCGAAACCCAAGATCCTCATCATCAATTTTCCCCATAACCCCACGACCATTTCCATCGAACCGGAGTTCTTCAAGGACGTCGTGAAGTGGGCCAAGAAAAAGCAGGTCCTGGTGGTCCACGACCTGGCCTACGCCGATATCGTCTTCGACGGCTACAAATCCCCCAGTTTCCTGGCCACGCCCGGCGCCAAGGACGTGGGCATCGAGATCTTCACCATGTCCAAGTCCTACAACATGGCGGGGTGGCGCATCGGTTTCGCGGCGGGGAACCCCAAGGTCATCGCGTCATTGGCCAAGATCAAGAGCTACATGGATTACGGCATCTTCACCCCCATCCAGGTGGCCGCCATCACGGCCCTCGACAGCCCCGAAGAGAACCTCCGTAAGCTGGCCGCCGTCTACCAGGAGCGCCGGGACATCATGGTCGAGGGGATGAACCGCATGGGTTGGCCCATCGAAAAACCCCGGGCGGCCATGTATCTTTGGGCCAAGATCCCCCAGAAGTTCGGCAAGCTGAACTCGATGGACTTCGCCATGAAGCTTTTGAAGGAAGCGGAAGTG
- a CDS encoding PfkB family carbohydrate kinase — protein sequence MSEVLIVGSVAYDGLKTPYGSADRVLGGAAVYSSLAASLFTKVQMVGVVGDDFKEVELARLRRKGIQTGLVTREKGKTFYWKGYYENDMSVAHTVKIDLGVFERFDPHITGKHRDIPYVFLAAIHPDLQINVLNQMKRPKFTVLDTRDLWINITRPALIKVLKRTDLVVVNDQEIRLLTKEMHLMKGARALQKMGPKIVIVKKGEHGAMLFGPGWTFLSPAVPLDYVVDPTGAGDTFAGAFIGYVARAGKLNPEVLKQAVIAGNLVASFTVQGFGTKAIAGLTKAKLKQRSVAYHKFASIPKVKI from the coding sequence ATGTCCGAGGTATTGATCGTTGGTTCGGTGGCCTATGACGGGTTGAAGACCCCCTATGGGTCCGCGGACCGGGTGCTGGGAGGGGCGGCGGTCTATTCCAGCCTGGCGGCCAGCTTGTTCACCAAGGTCCAAATGGTGGGAGTGGTAGGGGACGATTTCAAGGAAGTTGAATTGGCACGCCTGCGCAGGAAGGGCATCCAAACGGGCCTGGTGACCCGCGAGAAGGGCAAGACCTTCTATTGGAAGGGTTATTACGAGAACGACATGTCGGTCGCCCATACGGTCAAGATCGACCTGGGCGTTTTTGAGCGCTTCGACCCCCATATCACGGGGAAACACCGTGATATCCCCTATGTGTTCCTGGCGGCCATCCACCCGGACCTCCAGATCAATGTCCTGAACCAGATGAAGCGCCCCAAGTTCACGGTGCTCGATACCCGGGACCTTTGGATCAATATCACCCGTCCGGCCCTGATCAAGGTCCTGAAGCGGACCGATCTGGTGGTGGTCAATGACCAGGAGATCCGGCTTTTGACCAAGGAAATGCACCTGATGAAGGGAGCCCGCGCGCTCCAGAAGATGGGGCCCAAGATCGTCATCGTGAAAAAGGGCGAGCATGGGGCCATGTTGTTCGGACCCGGTTGGACCTTCCTGTCGCCCGCCGTGCCTTTGGACTATGTGGTGGACCCGACCGGCGCCGGGGACACCTTCGCGGGCGCCTTCATCGGTTACGTGGCCCGGGCTGGGAAACTGAACCCCGAGGTCTTGAAACAGGCCGTCATCGCGGGCAATTTGGTGGCTTCCTTCACCGTGCAGGGATTCGGCACCAAGGCCATCGCCGGGCTCACCAAGGCGAAGCTGAAACAAAGGTCGGTGGCCTATCACAAGTTCGCCTCGATACCGAAGGTCAAGATCTAA